The following are from one region of the Cloacibacterium sp. TD35 genome:
- a CDS encoding KdsC family phosphatase codes for MSHLEKLKNIKAFVFDVDGVFTDGSVYLLPEGNMCRVMNVLDGFAVVKALKKKYKICVITGGDDPMVRHRIHYLGITDYYSKVHHKLEKFEEFKAKYNLQNEEILTMGDDIPDIKMMKISGIAACPPNSVAEVKEISDYISPIYGGKGAVRDVIEQVMKVQGAWIDDDTQSI; via the coding sequence ATGAGTCATTTAGAAAAATTAAAAAATATAAAAGCCTTTGTTTTTGATGTAGACGGTGTTTTCACAGACGGTAGCGTTTATCTATTGCCAGAAGGAAACATGTGCAGAGTGATGAATGTTTTAGATGGTTTTGCAGTGGTAAAAGCATTGAAAAAGAAATATAAAATCTGTGTTATTACAGGCGGAGATGACCCAATGGTTCGTCACAGAATACATTATTTGGGTATCACTGATTATTATTCAAAAGTGCATCATAAATTAGAAAAATTCGAAGAGTTTAAAGCAAAATATAATCTTCAAAACGAAGAAATTCTTACGATGGGAGATGATATTCCAGACATCAAAATGATGAAAATTTCTGGAATTGCAGCTTGTCCGCCAAATTCTGTAGCAGAAGTAAAAGAAATTTCGGACTATATTTCTCCTATTTACGGTGGAAAAGGCGCTGTAAGAGACGTTATAGAACAGGTCATGAAAGTACAAGGAGCTTGGATTGATGATGATACGCAGTCTATTTAA
- a CDS encoding RpiB/LacA/LacB family sugar-phosphate isomerase — MKKIAIAADHAGYEYKEFAKKQLEGKYELVDFGTHGLDSVDYPDFVHPAASAVENGDCEFGILFCGSGQGVQLSANKHQGIRCALAWMPEIAELSRQHNNCNMVAMPARFIAKELALEIIEKFLTTDFEGGRHQNRVDKITCK, encoded by the coding sequence ATGAAAAAAATAGCAATCGCCGCAGATCACGCAGGCTATGAATACAAGGAATTTGCAAAGAAACAATTAGAAGGAAAATATGAATTGGTAGATTTTGGAACTCATGGTTTAGATTCTGTAGACTATCCAGATTTTGTACATCCTGCTGCAAGTGCTGTAGAAAACGGAGATTGTGAATTTGGAATTTTATTTTGTGGGAGCGGACAAGGAGTACAATTAAGTGCCAATAAACACCAAGGAATAAGATGTGCATTAGCTTGGATGCCAGAAATTGCAGAATTATCTCGACAACACAATAATTGTAATATGGTTGCAATGCCAGCCAGATTTATTGCCAAAGAATTGGCGCTAGAAATCATAGAGAAATTTCTCACCACCGATTTCGAAGGAGGAAGACATCAGAACAGAGTAGATAAAATCACTTGTAAATAA
- the rnr gene encoding ribonuclease R, which translates to MKQQHKSQKQDQKLRDIGKLILRFMNKKASKIYNYKQIADGIEYKNPRQRELVIQALHKLKAEDKIKETEKNKYIVNLLITDTLTGVIDFAANGNAYVKVEDIEDDIFIHQKNVKDALQGDTVLIVTYHFKGKKLEGSVLEVLERANDTFVGTFQFVPHKDFGFVVIDKKQINNDFFIPKNKINGAKDGEKVVVKMLNWDANSKNPEGEIIQVLGLPGEHETEIHSILAEYGLPYEFPPEVEAEADKIDRKITAAEVKKRRDMREILTFTIDPKDAKDFDDALSLQKLENGNWEIGVHIADVSHYVRPGTILDDEAYNRATSVYLVDRVVPMLPEVLSNDVCSLRPNEDKFTFSAVFELNDKAEVQNQWFGRTVIHSDRRFTYEEAQERIETKTGELAEEIMVLDKLAKILRKNRIKNGAITFDRSEVRFNLDENNEPIGVYFKISKDSNHLIEEFMLLANRKVSEFVSLTRKGETTGNTFVYRVHDDPNPTKLEALREFVGTFGYKMNLANSKKVAESLNKLLNDVKGKSEENMIETLAMRSMSKAVYSTNPIGHYGLGFEYYSHFTSPIRRYPDLIAHRLLQHYLDGGKSPFAAEYEEYCKHCSDMERLASDAERDSIKFMQVKFMEKHVGEVFEGVISGTADFGFWVEIPENGAEGLIKLRDLMDDSYFHEPKTHSIVGMRTGKTYQLGDTIKIKVIKANLVAKQLDFKVVD; encoded by the coding sequence ATGAAACAACAACATAAATCACAAAAACAAGACCAGAAACTTCGCGATATTGGGAAGCTCATTCTGCGTTTTATGAATAAAAAAGCTTCTAAAATCTACAATTACAAACAGATTGCAGACGGAATAGAATATAAAAATCCGAGACAAAGAGAACTCGTCATTCAGGCACTTCATAAACTGAAAGCCGAAGATAAAATTAAGGAAACAGAGAAAAATAAATACATCGTTAATCTATTGATTACTGATACTTTAACCGGAGTTATAGATTTTGCAGCCAATGGAAATGCCTACGTAAAAGTAGAAGATATAGAAGATGACATTTTTATTCATCAAAAAAATGTAAAAGATGCTTTACAAGGTGATACGGTTCTTATCGTAACCTATCATTTCAAAGGAAAAAAATTAGAAGGTTCTGTTTTAGAAGTTTTAGAACGTGCTAATGATACTTTTGTAGGGACTTTTCAGTTTGTTCCGCATAAAGATTTTGGATTTGTAGTCATTGATAAAAAACAAATCAATAATGACTTTTTCATTCCAAAAAATAAAATAAACGGTGCTAAAGATGGAGAAAAAGTAGTGGTAAAAATGCTGAATTGGGATGCAAATTCTAAAAATCCTGAAGGGGAGATTATCCAAGTTTTGGGACTTCCTGGTGAACATGAAACAGAAATCCACTCCATTTTAGCAGAATATGGTTTACCTTATGAATTTCCACCAGAAGTAGAAGCAGAAGCAGATAAAATTGATAGAAAAATTACTGCTGCAGAAGTGAAAAAACGAAGAGATATGCGTGAAATTCTCACATTTACCATTGACCCAAAAGATGCGAAAGATTTTGATGACGCCCTTTCTTTACAGAAATTAGAAAATGGAAACTGGGAAATTGGTGTTCACATTGCAGACGTTTCGCATTATGTAAGACCTGGGACTATTTTAGATGATGAAGCATATAACAGAGCAACTTCAGTTTATTTGGTAGACAGAGTGGTTCCTATGCTTCCTGAGGTTTTGAGTAATGATGTTTGTTCGCTTCGTCCAAATGAAGATAAATTCACATTTTCTGCAGTTTTTGAATTGAATGATAAAGCTGAAGTTCAAAATCAATGGTTCGGAAGAACGGTTATTCATTCAGACAGAAGATTTACCTATGAAGAAGCGCAAGAACGAATTGAAACGAAAACAGGAGAATTGGCAGAAGAAATAATGGTATTAGATAAACTCGCTAAAATTCTAAGGAAAAATAGAATTAAAAATGGAGCAATTACTTTTGACAGAAGTGAAGTAAGATTCAATTTAGACGAGAATAATGAACCTATTGGTGTTTATTTTAAAATCAGCAAAGATTCTAATCATTTGATTGAAGAATTCATGCTTTTGGCTAATAGAAAAGTATCTGAATTTGTTTCACTAACTAGAAAAGGGGAAACTACAGGAAATACTTTTGTGTATAGAGTTCACGATGATCCTAATCCTACAAAATTAGAAGCATTGCGAGAATTTGTAGGAACTTTCGGGTACAAAATGAATCTTGCCAATTCTAAAAAAGTGGCAGAATCACTCAATAAATTATTGAACGATGTAAAAGGAAAAAGCGAAGAAAACATGATTGAAACTCTTGCCATGCGAAGCATGAGCAAAGCAGTTTATTCTACCAATCCTATTGGACATTACGGATTAGGATTCGAATATTACTCTCACTTTACCTCTCCTATTCGTAGATATCCAGATTTAATAGCTCACCGTTTGTTACAGCATTATTTGGATGGAGGAAAATCTCCTTTTGCTGCAGAATACGAAGAATATTGCAAACATTGTAGTGATATGGAACGTCTCGCATCAGATGCAGAAAGAGATTCTATTAAATTCATGCAAGTAAAATTCATGGAAAAACATGTAGGAGAAGTTTTCGAAGGGGTAATTTCTGGAACTGCAGATTTCGGATTCTGGGTAGAAATTCCAGAAAACGGCGCAGAAGGTTTAATTAAATTGCGCGATTTAATGGATGATTCATACTTCCACGAACCAAAAACACATTCTATTGTAGGAATGAGAACAGGTAAAACTTATCAATTAGGGGACACTATAAAAATTAAAGTAATAAAAGCGAATTTGGTGGCTAAACAATTAGATTTTAAAGTGGTGGATTAA
- a CDS encoding SDR family NAD(P)-dependent oxidoreductase, with protein MKTVFITGATSGIGKASAETFAKQGHRLIICGRRKEVLENLQIELSNFTEVYSLVFDVRNQQEVENAINSLPEEWKIIDVLVNNAGNAHGLEPISEGNIADWDAMMDGNVKGLLYVSQPIIKIMKARNTGHIINISSVAARQTYANGVVYCASKRAVDVISEGMRLELTEFGIKVTNIQPGAVETDFSKVRFKGDEQRAATVYAGYDALKAEDIADAISYCVNAPERVSIAELCIYPKAQAEPRTIFRK; from the coding sequence ATGAAAACAGTATTCATAACCGGAGCGACTTCAGGAATAGGAAAAGCTTCCGCAGAAACTTTTGCTAAACAAGGTCATAGATTGATTATTTGTGGTCGTAGAAAGGAGGTTTTAGAAAATTTACAAATCGAATTAAGCAATTTCACAGAAGTGTACAGCTTGGTTTTTGACGTAAGAAACCAGCAAGAAGTAGAAAATGCCATCAATTCGCTTCCAGAAGAATGGAAAATTATAGATGTTTTGGTAAATAATGCAGGAAATGCTCACGGATTAGAACCTATTTCCGAAGGAAATATTGCAGATTGGGACGCTATGATGGACGGAAATGTAAAAGGATTGCTCTATGTTTCTCAACCAATTATTAAAATCATGAAAGCGAGAAATACAGGTCATATCATTAATATTTCTTCGGTTGCTGCGAGACAAACTTATGCAAATGGTGTGGTGTATTGTGCATCAAAACGCGCTGTAGACGTTATTTCCGAAGGAATGCGTTTGGAACTTACAGAATTTGGAATCAAAGTCACCAATATTCAACCGGGAGCTGTAGAAACTGATTTTTCTAAAGTAAGATTCAAAGGAGATGAACAACGTGCTGCAACTGTTTATGCTGGTTATGATGCACTAAAAGCAGAAGATATTGCAGATGCGATTTCGTATTGTGTAAATGCACCAGAAAGAGTTTCTATTGCAGAATTATGCATTTATCCAAAAGCACAAGCAGAACCAAGAACTATTTTTAGAAAATAA
- the tsaB gene encoding tRNA (adenosine(37)-N6)-threonylcarbamoyltransferase complex dimerization subunit type 1 TsaB: MKILHIETSSKNCSVAISDGEELLCLCEEVSENYKQSESLHTFVEWALEGAEISLKDIEAVSLGKGPGSYTGLRIGAASAKGFCYGLKVPLIAVNSLETKIEPFLGQNYDIIIPLIDARRMEVYCAVFDGNSGKMLTETEAKILDEQSFKELEGKKILFVGDGAKKAQEILQISGADFNENVYPSAKYLIKKSVEKFNRQDFEDVAYFEPFYLKDFHSVKKKSSENA; this comes from the coding sequence ATGAAAATCCTCCATATAGAAACCTCTTCTAAAAACTGTTCAGTTGCTATTTCTGATGGCGAAGAATTATTATGTCTTTGCGAAGAAGTTTCAGAAAACTATAAGCAATCAGAATCGCTACACACTTTTGTAGAATGGGCTTTAGAAGGCGCAGAAATTTCTTTGAAAGATATTGAAGCCGTTTCATTAGGAAAAGGTCCGGGTTCTTACACTGGACTCAGAATTGGCGCAGCTTCGGCAAAAGGGTTTTGTTATGGACTGAAAGTTCCTCTAATTGCTGTAAATTCTCTAGAAACGAAGATAGAGCCGTTTTTAGGTCAAAACTACGATATAATCATTCCATTAATCGATGCAAGAAGAATGGAGGTTTATTGCGCCGTTTTTGATGGAAATTCAGGTAAAATGTTGACGGAGACAGAAGCAAAAATCTTAGATGAACAATCTTTTAAAGAATTAGAAGGCAAAAAAATCCTTTTCGTAGGAGATGGAGCCAAAAAAGCACAAGAGATTTTACAGATTTCAGGAGCAGATTTTAATGAAAATGTGTATCCATCTGCGAAATATCTCATCAAAAAATCGGTGGAGAAATTCAACCGACAAGATTTTGAAGACGTGGCGTATTTTGAGCCGTTTTATTTAAAAGATTTCCATAGTGTAAAGAAAAAATCATCAGAAAATGCATAA
- a CDS encoding Rossmann-like and DUF2520 domain-containing protein has product MQIVLIGSGNVAFHLAKAFTEAKIPISQIFGRNTTELQKISEQFSIPFSTETLVTADLYIISVSDSSIAEVSSLIKNENVLVTHTSGSVSREALSGNFRKSVFYPLQTFSKSKNLDYSKIPFFIDAENKNDKEILKNLASKISKNVMLANDEKRKYIHLTAVFACNFVNHLYTRAKEISDSQGIPFDYFLPLIDETTQKIHELEPKLAQTGPAIRNDEKVLKLHESLLTDEEKLKIYKTLNESILKMYR; this is encoded by the coding sequence ATGCAAATTGTACTCATCGGTTCTGGAAATGTGGCATTTCACCTAGCAAAAGCTTTTACAGAAGCTAAAATTCCTATTTCTCAAATTTTTGGAAGAAATACCACCGAGCTTCAGAAAATTTCAGAGCAATTTTCCATTCCTTTTTCTACTGAAACTCTAGTTACTGCTGATTTGTACATTATTTCGGTAAGTGATTCTTCGATTGCTGAAGTTTCATCTCTCATCAAAAATGAAAATGTTTTGGTAACGCATACTTCTGGTTCTGTTTCACGTGAAGCATTAAGTGGAAATTTCAGAAAATCAGTTTTTTATCCGCTTCAAACGTTTTCAAAATCAAAAAATTTAGACTATTCTAAAATTCCATTTTTCATAGATGCAGAAAACAAAAATGACAAAGAAATTTTGAAAAATTTAGCATCAAAGATTTCTAAAAACGTAATGCTTGCCAATGATGAAAAACGAAAATACATTCATTTGACGGCGGTTTTTGCTTGTAATTTCGTGAATCATTTGTACACAAGAGCTAAAGAAATTTCTGACAGTCAGGGAATTCCTTTTGATTATTTCTTACCATTAATTGACGAAACTACCCAAAAAATTCATGAATTAGAACCGAAATTAGCACAAACCGGACCAGCCATCAGAAATGATGAAAAAGTGCTGAAACTTCATGAATCTTTATTAACCGATGAAGAAAAACTAAAAATCTATAAAACCTTAAACGAATCTATTCTGAAAATGTATAGATAG
- a CDS encoding Maf family nucleotide pyrophosphatase — MKILLGSNSPRRKELLQSLGFDFEVVSIDCDEVFPENLPVENIAGYLSELKANAYKNLQKDDVLLTSDTIVTFEGKALGKPKNREEAVEMLQHLSGKTHQVYTAVSFKTDEKIITKTDVANVEFSEIDDQEINFYIENYHPFDKAGSYGIQEWLGMAKISKINGSFYTIMGLPTHLVYGTLKDLGF; from the coding sequence ATGAAAATATTACTTGGCTCTAATTCACCTAGAAGAAAAGAACTTTTACAAAGTTTAGGCTTTGATTTTGAGGTGGTTTCTATAGATTGTGACGAAGTTTTTCCAGAAAATTTACCCGTAGAAAATATTGCAGGATATCTCTCTGAGCTTAAAGCAAATGCTTACAAAAATCTACAAAAAGATGACGTTTTACTCACCTCTGACACCATTGTCACCTTTGAAGGAAAAGCATTGGGAAAGCCTAAAAATAGGGAAGAAGCTGTAGAAATGCTTCAACATTTGTCAGGAAAAACACACCAAGTTTACACCGCTGTTTCTTTTAAAACAGATGAAAAAATCATCACTAAAACTGATGTAGCAAATGTAGAATTTTCAGAAATTGATGACCAAGAAATTAATTTTTACATCGAAAATTATCATCCTTTTGACAAGGCAGGTAGCTACGGAATTCAGGAATGGCTGGGCATGGCAAAAATCTCAAAAATCAATGGCAGTTTTTACACAATTATGGGATTGCCTACACATTTGGTTTACGGAACTCTAAAAGATTTAGGTTTCTAA
- the porW gene encoding type IX secretion system periplasmic lipoprotein PorW/SprE, protein MKKNILLALGFFIFLACSPRKDGYLNRKYQGFTTFYNVLFNGEEALNTELKQRDKSHRDNFHAPYIKLLTYDEQISSSQMESLGMSDDESVIPPAGFYNDDINVNSLSSGSRVSTLEIAEMKAQKAIEKHSMLFKGEEKNKTIFDAYLVLAKARLFQNKPLEALDALNTVQKIYKKDKRLSLAKVYEAYTYGKMKDYYRADETFRELKENKKLKKSEKKLLSIFYSEMLLNAGKKEEAVTELESAYQLNKNKKLRSRIAFLRGQILANLGKNEEARESFVTAYKNARNFEFEVKSQVEIAKTFNGKDDDYEGAKEYLEKISKKGTYASRKNEFYYALGLMAKKAGKKEEAQEFFQKSIKEKISDPQVRGLAYYEIGKKFFEDNDYLSAGVYYDSAYAAMNYTPAKEELKSLTENIKDISKNYYLIKKNDSILKLTKMSNDERIAFFNKHIEGIKAKEAKEELERKKAEKESKNRVETVDFALLGNTDNNNSFLDFNASKGFYFANQTTISKGEREFKQIWGNRALTDNWRTSTKMNSIEDLKNEALGITAAPDPRRYEPDFYIEKIPTKTEEILALKKDRDTASLGLGRMYENFFSNTSLATKTLYDLVDSKTDEETELQALYQIFSMNYEKTPSAAERAKQLILEKYPYTSYAEFVKNPKKADFTTSDSEVEKIYTQAFALYAEEKYDDSRKMIEETLLKYPKDVLVPKFTLLNAFNTGKTAGKEIMILQLEQLMLNYAKTPEGVKAKEMLQYMKSDLKVEQFDSNGNLINNNALNKPKMEIQNPEAQRGNSLENSSSQKNPKTPPVKLKTNWESNDPGLQPLNPKK, encoded by the coding sequence ATGAAAAAAAATATACTTCTTGCATTAGGTTTCTTCATTTTTTTGGCTTGTTCGCCAAGAAAAGATGGCTATTTGAACCGCAAATATCAAGGTTTCACCACTTTTTACAATGTTTTATTTAATGGGGAAGAAGCGCTCAATACCGAACTGAAACAGAGAGATAAATCTCACCGAGATAATTTTCATGCGCCTTACATTAAATTACTTACATATGATGAGCAAATTTCTTCATCTCAAATGGAAAGTTTAGGAATGTCTGATGATGAAAGTGTAATCCCCCCTGCTGGGTTTTATAATGATGATATAAATGTAAATTCTTTGTCTTCTGGCTCTAGAGTTAGTACTTTAGAAATTGCAGAAATGAAGGCTCAAAAAGCGATTGAAAAGCATTCTATGTTATTTAAAGGCGAAGAAAAAAACAAAACTATTTTTGACGCTTATCTTGTATTAGCAAAAGCCAGATTGTTCCAAAATAAGCCTTTGGAAGCTCTTGACGCGCTTAATACAGTTCAAAAAATTTATAAAAAAGATAAGAGACTTTCTTTAGCCAAAGTTTACGAAGCGTACACTTACGGAAAAATGAAAGATTATTACCGTGCAGATGAAACCTTCCGTGAACTGAAAGAGAATAAAAAACTTAAAAAATCTGAAAAAAAATTACTCAGTATTTTCTATTCAGAAATGCTTTTAAACGCTGGTAAAAAAGAAGAAGCAGTAACAGAATTAGAAAGTGCTTACCAACTCAATAAAAACAAAAAATTAAGAAGCAGAATTGCTTTTCTTCGTGGACAAATACTTGCCAATCTTGGCAAAAATGAAGAAGCAAGAGAAAGCTTCGTGACTGCTTATAAAAATGCCAGAAATTTTGAATTTGAAGTAAAATCTCAAGTAGAAATCGCCAAAACTTTCAACGGAAAAGACGATGATTACGAAGGTGCAAAAGAATATCTAGAAAAAATAAGCAAAAAAGGAACCTATGCTTCTAGAAAAAATGAATTCTATTATGCACTGGGCTTAATGGCAAAAAAAGCTGGTAAAAAGGAAGAAGCGCAAGAATTTTTCCAGAAATCTATCAAAGAAAAAATATCAGATCCTCAAGTTAGAGGTTTGGCTTACTATGAAATCGGGAAAAAGTTTTTCGAAGATAATGACTATCTAAGCGCTGGTGTTTACTATGATTCTGCTTATGCTGCGATGAATTATACACCTGCAAAAGAAGAACTGAAATCGCTTACCGAAAACATAAAAGACATTTCTAAAAATTATTATCTCATCAAAAAGAACGACAGCATTCTAAAACTAACCAAAATGTCTAATGATGAGCGAATTGCCTTTTTTAACAAACATATTGAAGGCATAAAAGCCAAAGAAGCTAAGGAAGAACTCGAACGAAAAAAAGCAGAAAAAGAAAGCAAAAATAGAGTAGAAACCGTAGATTTTGCCTTGCTAGGAAATACAGATAACAACAATTCTTTCTTAGATTTCAATGCAAGCAAAGGCTTTTATTTTGCCAATCAAACTACGATTTCTAAAGGTGAAAGAGAATTTAAACAAATCTGGGGAAATAGAGCGCTTACGGACAATTGGCGAACTTCTACCAAGATGAACTCTATAGAAGATCTTAAAAATGAAGCACTCGGAATTACGGCTGCTCCAGATCCTAGAAGATATGAACCTGATTTCTACATAGAGAAAATCCCGACCAAAACAGAAGAAATTTTAGCGCTCAAAAAAGACAGAGATACGGCAAGTCTTGGTTTGGGAAGAATGTACGAAAACTTCTTTTCTAATACTTCTTTAGCCACCAAAACACTTTACGATTTGGTAGATTCTAAAACCGATGAAGAAACAGAATTACAAGCACTGTATCAGATTTTTTCTATGAATTATGAAAAAACGCCTAGTGCTGCTGAACGTGCGAAACAATTGATTTTAGAAAAATACCCTTATACTTCTTATGCAGAATTTGTAAAAAATCCTAAAAAAGCAGATTTTACCACTTCTGATTCTGAGGTAGAAAAAATCTATACACAGGCTTTTGCTCTTTACGCAGAAGAAAAATATGACGATTCTAGGAAAATGATTGAAGAAACATTGCTGAAGTATCCAAAAGATGTTTTGGTTCCTAAATTTACTTTGTTAAATGCTTTTAACACAGGAAAAACTGCAGGAAAAGAAATCATGATTCTTCAACTAGAACAATTAATGCTGAATTATGCAAAAACTCCTGAAGGAGTAAAAGCGAAGGAAATGTTACAATATATGAAAAGCGATTTAAAAGTGGAACAATTCGACTCTAATGGAAACCTAATTAATAATAATGCTTTGAATAAACCAAAAATGGAAATTCAAAATCCAGAAGCACAAAGAGGCAATTCATTAGAAAATTCTTCTTCACAAAAAAATCCAAAGACACCTCCAGTAAAATTAAAGACCAATTGGGAAAGTAATGATCCGGGTCTACAACCACTTAATCCTAAAAAATAG
- a CDS encoding LysE family translocator has translation MLELILSAIGLGFMLSLVFIGPIFFLLIETSFCRGHRHALALDLGVITADILCIVAAYFASADLVNLIDKHPGFYRITALIILVYGIFMMVTKTQMHVANEKKIINQNYFKTFVNGFLFNILNVGVILFWLVTVISVRNEYPDLQNFMLYIGLVIATYLAIDLLKILLAKQFHYKLTQNLANKIRKTVGIILIIFSFFIFLQSYKKFNQFDKRLEEAESKEILYQKAK, from the coding sequence ATGCTTGAACTTATACTTTCGGCAATCGGATTAGGATTTATGTTGAGTCTTGTTTTTATAGGACCAATATTCTTTTTATTGATTGAGACTAGTTTTTGTAGAGGTCATCGTCATGCATTGGCATTAGATTTAGGCGTGATTACTGCAGATATTTTGTGTATTGTTGCCGCTTATTTTGCCAGTGCAGATTTGGTAAATCTTATAGACAAACATCCAGGATTTTATAGAATCACAGCACTTATTATTTTGGTTTATGGAATCTTCATGATGGTTACCAAAACTCAAATGCATGTGGCTAATGAGAAAAAAATCATCAATCAAAATTATTTCAAAACCTTTGTGAATGGCTTCTTATTCAATATTCTAAATGTGGGTGTCATATTATTTTGGCTAGTTACTGTAATTTCGGTGAGAAATGAATATCCAGATTTGCAGAATTTCATGCTCTATATCGGTTTAGTAATTGCGACTTATCTTGCAATAGACTTACTCAAAATATTATTAGCCAAGCAATTTCACTATAAATTGACTCAAAACTTAGCCAATAAAATCCGAAAAACTGTAGGAATTATCCTTATCATTTTTAGTTTTTTCATCTTTCTGCAGAGTTATAAAAAATTCAATCAGTTTGACAAGCGTTTAGAAGAAGCAGAAAGCAAAGAAATACTCTATCAAAAAGCAAAATGA
- a CDS encoding S66 peptidase family protein, which translates to MKNIIFPKTLKKGDQIAIISPAGFVEEASLQSTISLIKSKGYEPILGKYTLGKFENGYNYSGTEKERIQDLNWALNNPEISAIWASRGGYGCQHLLRHLKLSEFRENPKWYIGYSDNTVINSYLLKNNFASIHGQTIKTASFGVSEGSYEDIFKILEGKKIHYFVEKHQLNKNGKAEGEVIGGNLALIYALLGTPYSFDFKDKILFIEDIGENFYALDRMLISLDLAGVFRKIKGLIIGGMTNMGDAKENKNYDEPFDEFAYEIIAQRIKKYNFPTLFGFPNGHIFDNRPLIIGARIKMEVEEKIKIEY; encoded by the coding sequence ATGAAAAATATTATTTTTCCTAAAACTTTAAAAAAAGGTGATCAAATAGCCATTATTTCTCCTGCAGGATTTGTAGAAGAAGCATCACTTCAGAGCACTATCAGTTTGATAAAATCAAAAGGCTACGAACCTATTTTAGGAAAATATACCCTTGGAAAATTTGAAAACGGTTACAACTATTCAGGAACCGAAAAAGAAAGAATTCAGGATTTAAATTGGGCTTTAAATAACCCAGAAATTTCAGCAATTTGGGCTTCAAGAGGTGGGTATGGTTGTCAGCATTTATTGAGACATCTCAAACTTTCAGAATTTAGAGAAAATCCGAAATGGTATATTGGTTATTCTGATAATACAGTCATTAACAGTTATTTACTGAAAAATAATTTTGCTTCTATTCACGGACAAACCATTAAAACAGCTAGTTTCGGGGTTTCTGAAGGTAGCTATGAAGATATTTTCAAAATTTTAGAAGGAAAGAAAATCCATTATTTCGTAGAAAAACATCAACTCAATAAAAACGGAAAAGCAGAAGGAGAAGTCATTGGCGGAAATTTAGCCTTGATTTATGCCCTATTAGGAACTCCTTATTCATTTGATTTCAAAGATAAAATTCTTTTCATAGAAGATATTGGCGAGAATTTTTATGCGCTCGATAGAATGTTGATAAGCCTTGATTTAGCAGGAGTTTTCAGAAAAATCAAAGGATTAATAATTGGTGGAATGACCAATATGGGCGATGCAAAAGAAAACAAAAACTATGATGAACCTTTCGATGAATTTGCTTACGAAATCATAGCTCAAAGAATAAAAAAATACAACTTCCCTACTCTATTTGGCTTTCCAAATGGGCATATTTTTGACAATAGACCTTTAATTATTGGTGCTAGAATAAAAATGGAAGTTGAGGAAAAAATAAAGATTGAATATTAA
- a CDS encoding YraN family protein, producing the protein MAEHNEFGKLAEELAEKFLVEKNYKILAKNFRFQKAEIDIIAEFNNQIIIVEVKARATDAFMLPQEAINKKKIRLLVAAANQFLEENNIHLDTRFDVISVLPNDDGKLEISHIEDAFQSFDAN; encoded by the coding sequence ATGGCAGAACACAATGAATTTGGAAAACTTGCAGAAGAATTGGCAGAAAAATTTTTAGTTGAGAAAAATTATAAAATCTTAGCCAAAAACTTTCGTTTTCAAAAAGCGGAAATAGATATCATTGCAGAGTTTAATAACCAAATCATCATTGTAGAAGTAAAAGCTAGAGCTACAGATGCTTTCATGCTTCCACAAGAAGCCATTAACAAAAAGAAAATCCGACTTCTAGTGGCTGCAGCCAATCAATTTTTAGAAGAAAATAATATTCATCTAGATACCAGATTTGATGTGATTTCTGTCTTGCCAAACGATGATGGAAAATTAGAAATCAGTCACATAGAAGATGCTTTTCAAAGCTTTGATGCCAATTAA